The following DNA comes from Populus trichocarpa isolate Nisqually-1 chromosome 19, P.trichocarpa_v4.1, whole genome shotgun sequence.
ttgagtttatttataattttaaattatgatttagaATGTTGTTAAGTTTACATTGTATTAAGGAAAGTGAAATTTAGGAATGAAGTTAGAGTATGTTTGGTAACCattagtttatgtttttttttttaaacaaaagacACTATGATAAAAGTCGATCACATTGTTAATAGTGCGTGTCTACTATAATCATAatcttaactataaaaaatataattaacccaTTCCACTTGAATGCTCATATGCAAGAttcatattttaaagtaaaataaaataaaaaaagttaggtgaaaaagtgtttgaaaatggtttttttaaccaAGATAGTGGAGCCAGTATGCGATTGTCtcttaccattaaaaaaaattaatggacaGAACCTCATCCacctattttataaaaataaaaaaataataatggtaagGCATAAGGGGTTGTCCTTGCAAGCCTACACACCTCGCCTTCTATTTCATGGGCTAAACACTTTGGCCAACCTAGACCCAAACACCtaactttttttctatatttttttcttttcattttaatttaaattcattagAATAAATTAATCAGAATTTTTTCTGGATATTATTTGATTAgatacaatttgatttttttttcaaataaggttataacatttttttataacataagcaaacacttattttttttcaactcttcatgatgataattttttctaaaacattaTTCGGTAGCTTTCATAtgcatgttaatttttattgtcgtacaactaaataaaaaatagattaaaaaaaagctattaaACCTAACTGGGTCTATGACCTAGGTCGTGATTTTGGTggattaacctgagttgacctAATTtgatctaaaatatcattgttttagtatataaaaagaaatgattaaaatgaaattgtcttgaatttttttaaaatgaaacagGATTTTAACTAGGTCGTATTCGGATCTTGGTGACACTCCCAAAAAAATTCTTGCACAAACCCACAAACTGtgtatattataatatttttaatatattctcatcaagattatcataattttggtaaaaaatgcCTAGTAAAAAAGGAATGTGTTGGCAAGATAAAATGGTTTTATCATtcgtttgatattgtggtagttgttactttttaaagtgtttatagtttgaaaatacatcaaaataatattttttttttattttttaaaatttaattttgatattagcatgtcaaaatgatatgaaaacataaaaaaaataatttaaatcaaataagaaaataaaaaaaataaaattgtttcaaaaatagttttgaaacacaaaaacaaataggttgTTAATTAGAGAGATGCTTTTCTTACCCTTATTTCataccattcaattttttatatttattctgattttttattaaataaagaacataaaacaaaagaattatatttctctatagaaaaaaaattaggaaaggAGGAATCTTAGTagcaaatcattttgtttaaattgaatttaaattgttactttttttacaaaaaatatatttattgttatataattaaataacaaaatttaaagaatttctCGTAGaacaagatcaaatattttaatttgcatttatCTTTTAGCTTCCcaatttaatatcaattaacatcaataatgtttttaatatttattagcatatataatttttaatttttttattaaattaacacacaagtttttacttaaaaattaaaagtttatttgatGCTAGAAAAATGTAATGACAACACCTATActctttcttatttatttatgttaagaAGAATTCATTTGGCCTTAGCAAAGCATTATCAATTAGCTAGTGCTACTCTTTTGTATTACTCTATTTCTATTCTAGTGAtaataaagtttgttttttattatttgtttgacaatatggttgtggttgcttttcaaagtattttttatttaaaaatatatcaaaataattttttttattttttaaaaataatttttgatatcatcacatcaagatgatctaaaaatataaaaaaaatattaatttgaagtaaagaaaaaaataaaaattttttaattttttttaaaatacttttagaacgcaaaaataaacaggacaAATTATATAAGTAAGTATTTGTTTCTTGATATTCGTGGTTGAGTAGTAGTAATTATTTGGATGtttagtaaaatttattttttaaagtattttttatttggtgtctttctatatatatatatatcataaaattatcttagaattgtttttaaaactcTCTTGTTTTAAGtgaagaaaattgtttttaaaattatcttagaattttttaaagtatttgttATAATTGGAAATAAATCGACGTCGGAAATTGAAGGCAATTTAAGGGTtaagataaataatataaaagatagaAGGACAATGTTGTCTtcatattactaaaaaaaaattaaaatattgcgGCTATAGCCACTCCAGGAGAAGCGAAACTTGAAAAGATATCTTGCTCAGATCCAAAACCACAACAAGGAGAAGAGAGCGCCATGTCTGGTCCCTCGAGCTGCAGCATTTACATCGGTGAGTTCTCTGCTATTGTTGCTTCAATCATGTGATAAACCATTGGATTATGTCTTAATTAGATCCTTAATTACTATTTGTACAGGTAATTTAGACGAGAGAGTTAGCGACAGGGTTTTGTATGACATTCTAATTCAAGCAGGCCGTGTCGTGGATTTACACATTCCTCGAGATAGAGAAACTGATAAGCCCAAAGGCTATGCTTTTGCCGAATATGAAACTGAAGAAATTGCCGATTATGCTGTCAAGCTATTCTCCGGCCTTGTCACTCTCTACAATCGCACCTTGAAATTCGCGGTGTGTACTtgtcttccttttccttcttccttgTCTTCCTCAAGCTGTAGACCAAAATCTTGTCTCGCTGATCATCATTTCTGTGTGTTTAACTATTATTCTCCTCTCCATGTGATTGTAATTGTTGagattttttgaagaaaagatgATGGGGTTTGAAAATATTGAAGGTTATACTATTTATCTATCAACCTCATGGAGGCTGGAGCCTTGGCCTGCTTGCCTGCATATGTTATTTTGGGGTTTGTTTATTGATATATGGTGATTTTATTGAACAGATATCTGGACAGGATAAACTTGCGCAAAATAATCTCAATGGGGTTGTGCCTGTTCCCAATTCTTCTAACAGACAAAGGCCATCTCACCCTGTACTGATTAATAATTTAGAAATCCCTAATCATTCCATGAGGTTGTCGGCACCTAGCAGGGTTTCAGCTTACCCTGCAAATGATTCTCTAGGTAACGTGGCTTACTTTATTTTTCTGTCTCCTATTGTCTTATGtgaaagtttgttatttttgtttctttcgtTATTTGCTGAGCAAGTTTTTATCTTTCTTCACTGCTAGCTCCTCCTGGTGTAACAAACCTTTCTAATGGATATGGTTCAAATTCCAATGGCAACAGTAATGATAGTGATCGAAGACTTTTTGGGTCCGCAGTCAATGCCATTAGTCGTTCTAGGTCTCGTTGGTATGATACAAGTAACCCTATGCCATATTCCTACTGATTTTTCAATAGAAGACCTTGTAGGGCGCAAAGTCTTATCTGTCACACTGGAAAGTCTCTTTGGTTAATCAGTCAGGTGTAGTTTGTTGTGAATATGT
Coding sequences within:
- the LOC18108414 gene encoding uncharacterized protein LOC18108414 — protein: MSGPSSCSIYIGNLDERVSDRVLYDILIQAGRVVDLHIPRDRETDKPKGYAFAEYETEEIADYAVKLFSGLVTLYNRTLKFAISGQDKLAQNNLNGVVPVPNSSNRQRPSHPVLINNLEIPNHSMRLSAPSRVSAYPANDSLAPPGVTNLSNGYGSNSNGNSNDSDRRLFGSAVNAISRSRSRWYDTSNPMPYSY